TTTATCTTAATGGGGAATTTACCCAGCAATTCAAGTAGACCTCACCAGAAGCATTCACCAGTTATGTCTCAAAACATTAAAGATGTGTCAATGATTGACATCAATGAAGCTTTAAACGACAACCAAGGAGATGCATCTTCTCCCACGGATGATCCATCAAGTAATTCCACAAATATAACACAATCGATGTCACAAATGAATATAGATGATGGCAGTTCTTTGGCCCCACCTTTAAGTTCAAGGAAGTCAACATTAATATTTAACGACGACTTTGATGAACTTTCGAACAGCCATAAACATATTGAACATCAGATCAACTCCGATGATGGAGGGGTCATAACTGggaatgatgatgaagatgatgatcaAGCTGAGGAAGTCGAAGTGGTTGATAATATCATGGTTGGCCAATCTGATGGCTCAGGTTCTTCACTGTCTGCAACATCTACCACGCCCAATATTGATCAGGAGGAGGGCAATCGTCAAAGTTCTTCATACTCAGGTAACACGCAGGCTCCtcttgaaaataaaacccAAGGAGTTTCATATCGTAATGTTAATCAGTCGCAAAGCCCAGTTACAAACAATTCTAAATCCCAAGGTCCCCAAGACCACAGGCCAGTTATGGTACCAGTGGAAATTGTTTGGAAACAAGGTGGTTCTAAAGTCTATGTTACAGGGTCTTTTACCAGTTGGCGTAAAATGATTGGTCTTGTTCCTGTTAATGGCAAACCTGGCGTTTACCATATCAAGTTACAATTACCTCCTGGTACTCATAGGTTCAGATTTATTGTAGATAATGAACTTCGTTTCAGCGACTTTTTGCCAACTGCCACAGACCAAATGGGAAATTTTGTTAACTACCTTGAAATTGTTCCTCCCGTAGCTAACCAAGAAATGACTAATTACGATATTGATGCCCAGAATCAAAATAATCAACAAAGTCAATTCGATCAACAGCAATCTTCCTTAAACAATGCCACTTCGCCATTACAACCTTTGCAAAGCCAATCTCCTCAGCCTCTTCTGGGACGAAAACCATCCCAGAGTAAGGATGGAAAACTAAGCGCTAGATCGCAACTTGCTCTACATATCGAAGAGGACCCAGATGACATGGGTAACGGCTATACTCGTTTTAGAGAAGAACAGCAATTAAAACAAGAATACGAATATACCCAAGATATTCCTGCTGTATTCACAGATCCCTCTGTCATGGAACAATATTATCTGACTCTAGATCAGCAGCAAAATAATCAACAGAATATGTCTTGGTTAACTCCACCACAACTTCCTCCACAATTAGAAAATGTTATTCTTAATAATTACAACAAAAATGCAGAATCAGGCAGTGAGAATAATTCTGGAGCGTTACCCATTCCAAATCATGTTGTTCTTAATCATCTAGCGACATCTTCTATCAAACACAATACCTTATGTGTAGCAAGTATCGTTAGGTACAAGAGGAAATATGCTACTCAAATCCTTTATGCACCACTTCAGTAGATGATTATAATACTCTAAAACATTCTGTAATATGGCCCTGTACTTGTTACAAATATTACCCCTGCATTTACAGAATATATTGCTAGCAATGTAGAATTAATCCTAACTTAAGCAACTTATTTCCCGAACTACTGATTTGCATTGAACTCTTTAGGTATTTCTtaagatgatgattttgttATTACATCCGTCTATTTTATTGTAcaaacatatatacatggAAATATATACGTGCTTAATTATTTTTTCGACTTCTTGGATTTTCCGGACTTGGACTTCCTTTCCTTATTTAGTTCTTCCATCTTGTCAACCTTTTGCTTTATCCTCTCTAATGAAAGTTTAATATCACCCTTTTGGAAATGATCAAGGTTATAATAAGCTGGTGCAACCTCAAGTAACCATTCTGGTCTCACTGATGTAACGGTCCTAATATAGTTCTTTGAAGTGAGGACAAATTCATTATAAACTACCCATTCAGCGTCATGTCCTAAAACTGTAGAAGGATGGATTAGTACATCCTGATTATCTTTAACTGTAATATACCCTTTACCACCAGACCTCTTCTTTGCCACTTGCATGAAGAATCCTGCTGCAAGAGCTTTCCTGATATTGTCGAAATATTTAGGAGAATTGTAGTCGGACGTATTCAATTCCAAGTTATAACGTGTCATCAATCTTTCTAATTGATTACGGATATTGTCAGCGGCAGATAAAGATCTATAGTTTAAGAAATTGTCACGACACCACTTGTTAATGCCGTATTCGTACGCTTCATCTGATTTGAAAGCATGGTAAACATTCAACAATGTCAAATGGTCACCATCCGGATGTGCGAAGGCACTCTTTATATCATCAGCGCGCTTTTTATCTTTTGAAGGACGAATGAAAACACTTGGAACCGACAACATAGCGACAATAGTTAAAATCTCTTCTGAACATGAAAATTCTGGTGAGCCAATCAACATGACAGCAAGCATAGGATCAAGCGGGAATTGTGAAGCTAATCTACCTAAAGGTGTTAGAttaccatcatcatctagACAAGCCAAAAagttcaattcttcaagtgCTCTCATCATTGTTTCTGGAGCTGGCGGATCCATGAAATCGAAATGAACCAAATCATCAATACCTAACTTCTTTAACTCCAAAACagtagaagaaagattacTACGTAAAATTTCTGGGTATGACTGTTCGATCAACTCTTTCTTAAACGCTTCTTCTGTGTAAAGTCTGAAACACTTACCTGGTCTGGTACGACCAGCTCTACCAGCTCTTTGTTGAGCAGAAGCTTTAGAAATTGGGGAAACCAAAAGAGATTCCACTCTTATTCTTGGGTTGTAAACCTTTTGCTTCGAGAAACCAGGATCAACAACGTACACAATACCGTCAATAGTCAAAGATGTTTCCGCAATGTTAGTTGATACGATAACCTTTCTTCCTGGTCTACCATTATGAGATTCAGGAGCTGGTTCGAAGATACGTTGTTGCTGATGTGGTGGCAAAGAACCATACAAAGGATAAACAGACAATGGTCCACAACCTTGTTCTCTTATTAATTGATCCCCTTCTAGTGAGATCTTTCTTACGGCgtcttcaatttcatcttcaCCAGTCAAAAACAATAGCACATCacctttttcttccgtTGCATGAATTTGCAATACTGTTCTTATAGCACTGTCTAAATAGTCCCTTTGAAATTCTGGTGTGTAATAGATCTCAACTGGGTGTGTTCTACCTGGAACGGCCAATAAGGGAGCTTTATTGAAATACTTTTGGAACTTTTCTGCATCCAAGGTAGCAGACATAATGATAATTTTCAAATCAGGTCTACGTTGAACAACTTGTTTAAGAAGACCCATCAAGATATCAGTAGCTAGGGTACGTTCGTGTGCTTCATCTAAAATAATACAGGAGTAACGCTTCAAATCATGGTCTTCCATGGCCTCTCTTAATAACATACCATCAGTCATATACTTGAGAATAGTCTTATTGgaagttttattttcaaatcttATGGAGTAACCAACCTCTTCCCCTAGCTTTACATCCATTTCTTCTGCAACTCTCTGTGCAACAGACATAGCGGCAACCCTACGTGGTTGTGTACAAGCAACTTGAGTATTCCTTAAATGTGGCATTTCGTCAAATAACACAAATTGAGGAATTTGAGTGGTCTTACCAGAACCAGTTTCACCCACAAACACCATGATTTGGTTTTCTTGATAAATTTTCAAGAATTCAGCTCTTTGAGCGTGCACTGGCAAGTCTCTTCTAACTTTTAAGATTCCATAGTACTTTTCAGAATATGGGTTTCCGGTAAACGGATTCACAGAGGCATTCTCTAATTTCTCAGCTTCTTCTGCAGTAGTTTGATGGCGAACCATGCCGGAAAATTCACCAGCATCATGATGAACTAGtggttcttcaaaaactaaTGGATGTTCCTTGCTGCGTTGTTCAGCAATTTCGGCAGCATGTTCTGGAATTGAAGTTTCGACAGCAGAAACATGCTCGTTAGACAACTTTCTTTTACCCATGGTGTCaatcttcaaaaccttctacttGAGTGTTCAGCCACTTTCACGAGAAACTTTTGTTCTATGTCTGGTAAAACCACAATTAAATGACCGATCGTTATGCTGTCCGTAGCTTGtaagagatgagatgagcgatgagcttgtttttttgtccATATTAAAATTTTCTAAAAAGAAACGGTAGAATTTatattttatgtttttgAGATATTGAATACCCGGATATCGTTTAGTAGTGTATTCTTTCTAAACACGCTTGGGGATTGCATGTTTTTCCTATGTACGAAAACCTTTGATACTAGGTTACACGCTATTAATTCAGACAATCTAGTCGCACCAGCACTTGCTTCTAAGCAATCATCTGTAAAGACCTtcaaaaactaaaaaaattgaattATAAATAGGCTCTTTCATTCAATCGACCGCAATTGAGAGAACAAAGTTAAAAACAGGAATTCGAAGTTAGTTATGTCTAGAAAAGGGCTTTACCACGCCGTTTGCCTATCTGACTCTATATGTGGTACCTTAAAAGGATCAGCATCCATTGGGAAAGAATCATTTGAAAATTGGGTGAGAAGCTCTACTTTAACCAGACCCGTTTTATCAAGATTCCAATGGTTTTACGATGAGAAATGGGAGGAAGCCAAACGACTATCCAATGCCTCCCGGAGAAAAAACGAGGGCCCCAAGAATGTACCACTGGGACCTAAGACTGATTCAAAAATGACCAAAAAGCATATCAGACATTACTCCACTTATCAGAAGTCAATGAATAAAAGTCCGACTAATAACCCTGAAAAGAAGGAGCCTCATATACTAGAAAGTTCGGAGGTACCATCTTCTCGTATCTCCCGGCTTTTTCACTATGGCCACCTCGCAGCTAGTGTTGGTATTTCCGCTGCTTCTCAAAGTATCACTCAAATGGGGAGTGGCCAGAATTCAAATTTCAAAGACTTATTGTTGTCAGATGCAAATGTGGAAAGGATAGTAAATAAGTTTTCGAAGATGAGAGGTGCTGCCTTAAAACTAGGACAATTGATGTCCTTTCAAGATGAGAAAGTATTACCACCACAATTATATACCATCCTTTCTAGGGTACAGAATAGTGCTAATTATATGCCTCCAAGGCAGTTGAATAGGTTAATGGCGAAAGAATTGGGAAATTcatgggaaaaaaaatttaaaagtTTCAACAAAACGCCgattgctgctgctagtATTGGCCAAGTTCACTATGCTTCTTTACCTAATGGCGATGAGGTTGTTGTTAAAGTTCAATATCCAGGTGTAAAGGACTCCATTGATAGTGATTTAAGCAACCTTCTTATGTTATTAACTGCGTCTAGCCTTTTACCAAAAGGCTTATTCTTAGATAAAACAATCGACAATGCtagaaaagaattaaaatgGGAGTGTGACTACCATAGGGAGTCATCAGCAATTAAAAAGTTTGGAGCTCTTTTAAAAGATGATCCTGTTTTTTCAGTTCCAAAAGTTTATGATGAATATACCACGGAAAATATCATAACAATGGAAAGGATGAATGGCACAGAAATAACAAAACTTCCTGAATCTACGACGCAGGAAGTAAAAGACTTTATCTGCAGCAACATTTTGAGACTCTGTTTACAGGAAATTGCAGAATTCAAATATATGCAAACGGATCCAAATTGGGCTAATTTTTTATACAAcccttcaacaaaaaagatAGAGCTATTAGATTTTGGCGCAAGCAGGGGATTCCCAGAATCTTTCATCAATAAATATCGTAAAATGCTAACTAACGCCACCAAAAATGACTACAAAGGTGTAACGGAGGCATCAATTGAGTTAGGATACTTGTCAGGATTAGAATCACAAGCTATGATTGATGCCCACGTTAAATCGATGATGACTTTGGGTGAGCCATTTTCCGgaaatgttgaagataGCTTTGACTTCTCAAAGCAGACCGTAACTGATAGGGTGAGGTCTAAAATAAGACTCATGTTGAATGAAAGGCTTTGCCCACCTCCTGAAGAAACATATTCTTTACATAGAAAGTTCAGTGGcgtttttcttctttgctcCAAAATGGGAGCAAGAATACAATGCGCAAAACTCTTTCAGGAGCACTTTGCCTTATAAATAGGCTTTTGTTTTACTCATTAACCATTAGACTTTCAATGTTAATACATTTTCTAATGATCGAACTGTATATAGTAAttatatttccaaaaataGTTTGTGAAAGGACGAAGAGATAATATCAGAGCACCCACCTTTTCCATGACTTTCTTAACCTCACCGTATCATTAAACAATTCAAAAACCTCTGGTTCGGACAATTTTAGTGCATTCTTTACTACTTTCGATCTTTGTTCCAACAAAGGTAACTTATTTAGGATTTTTTTGATGCGTggaaagtttgaaaaaatacTGATTGCTATGAACCCTTTACTATTCATCAAAGATCTCAAGTATATGTCTCGAAGGAGattttctttggaaaaataatataacaTTTGTTCATTAACTTCCTCTATCTCCTTAATAATCCGTGCAAGGGGACATAATTCATATGTTGTGACAATTTGAAACTGACTATATGGTTCTATAGGAGTAACCATTTGCCGAATTGGAGAAAATGCATTATAGTCAACGGTTGTTAGATATGGGCCTTCAATAGGTTTGAGAGTATTTCCTTTATgaagttttgaattttcaaaatcacTATCAAAAGACTCAGGACTGCTTATTTCAAAGTCCTCGAATAATGATTCTAAAGGTGTCAAATATTTATGACCAGAACTCTCCTTAGCCCGGAGTATTGAAGTTGTTTGGTTAAACTCATAAAAATCTCTTTCACGGAAATTTGCCATTGTAGGTCAAATGGGGCTTCTGGGATTTTCAAACATGAACATCGTCAAATGCCAAAATTTTAATAGTGAAGGTAAAAATCAGCTAATAACGGTAAAACATTTCACCATATTGCTTATATTCTAACATATGATACAACGTACTCAAATTTCTGTCATCTTCTTAAAATTATGTggttcaaaaaaataataaatgTCCTTAGACACAAAAAGACGTCTTGATGTAGCAGCAAAGGATCCTTGTCGCCTTTTATAATCACGTGATCGCTATACAGAATGAGGATTATGCGTATCTGACCATTATACTGCATAAAACCAATAATTTTGATACGATTCCGCgtacaatttttttttttttttttttttaattttcttcaGTGCTCTCTACTCACATGGTGACGAATCTTGAATTtgacacttttttttattgactcattcttttctctttttctttttcttgccAATAATGAGTAACCTTACCCAGTATTACTCATAGCGAGAACGGAATAACTGTCTGGTAGAACTTCACAACAGCCAAGACTAGTTTATAAATACAGTTGCTTAATTGTCACTGTGTTTGGGATTCGAACTCGATAAGACaaggaagaacaagttcatcaaacaaaaatgaataGATCATCGATTATAATTCAACTCAGAGAGAATAAGCAATTTAGTTTTGAAAACCCGGAAAAACTCACCATGATTAAATTAGTGGGTCATATTTCTCCTTTAAACCAAACATTGTTAAACAAGATTATTGCTGAAATGGTCCAATCGTTTTTAAAAGCAACACTCGAATTTAATGAAGAACTCTTAGAAGGTTTCATGTATCCAAGAGGAATATACTCTCTGCTGCATAAATACAACCATGAAAACCCGGATAAATCTGAAGCCCATGACTTTAAAGTGCATGATTTAGGCCATGCACAAATCCTAGATATAATAAACATTAGGAGAGTGATACTTAAAACACAGCATGCGTTACTGAACGTAGAAGATAGAGATTTTGCATTAGTCATTCAAAACCTGTGCAAAAAACTGGAATTTCTAGTGTACGAATTATTAAGGAACCTAAGCATCTATATAGAGGTTCCTAGATGCTCGAAATTATACAAAGTGATACTGACCGAACAACTTCCGAACTTCCAGGAGTTTTTTTCGGCTTACAAACAACTAAATTTAATTACAAACGCTCTACTGGAGACTGCTATGAAAACTGGACAAGATAACAGCAAGTACTTCGAGATGGATATTTCGTTATCGGAAGCTGTAACCAAATTCATAAAATCTAACGACAAATGGTTGTTGAACATGTTAATAAACTCTAATGGCTTTTGCGAGTATCAAAGTTCTCAAATAAGTGTGAACCCAGAAAGTCCACTTTCGCCGATCAAAATGGTACGCTCAGCatccttcaagaaatttaatcaagaaagaaagaatcgCCTTCGGTTATTTCACAGAtctctttaatttttcaggcaagaagaagttactTACGATGATTCCAAAACGCGCATTCACGTCTACGACGTATCAAATTGTCAATGGATATATAGTTCAGTGACACCAAAGTAA
This genomic interval from Kluyveromyces marxianus DMKU3-1042 DNA, complete genome, chromosome 4 contains the following:
- a CDS encoding La RNA-binding domain-containing protein, whose protein sequence is MANFRERDFYEFNQTTSILRAKESSGHKYLTPLESLFEDFEISSPESFDSDFENSKLHKGNTLKPIEGPYLTTVDYNAFSPIRQMVTPIEPYSQFQIVTTYELCPLARIIKEIEEVNEQMLYYFSKENLLRDIYLRSLMNSKGFIAISIFSNFPRIKKILNKLPLLEQRSKVVKNALKLSEPEVFELFNDTVRLRKSWKRWVL
- the GAL83 gene encoding SNF1 protein kinase subunit beta-3, whose product is MGNLPSNSSRPHQKHSPVMSQNIKDVSMIDINEALNDNQGDASSPTDDPSSNSTNITQSMSQMNIDDGSSLAPPLSSRKSTLIFNDDFDELSNSHKHIEHQINSDDGGVITGNDDEDDDQAEEVEVVDNIMVGQSDGSGSSLSATSTTPNIDQEEGNRQSSSYSGNTQAPLENKTQGVSYRNVNQSQSPVTNNSKSQGPQDHRPVMVPVEIVWKQGGSKVYVTGSFTSWRKMIGLVPVNGKPGVYHIKLQLPPGTHRFRFIVDNELRFSDFLPTATDQMGNFVNYLEIVPPVANQEMTNYDIDAQNQNNQQSQFDQQQSSLNNATSPLQPLQSQSPQPLLGRKPSQSKDGKLSARSQLALHIEEDPDDMGNGYTRFREEQQLKQEYEYTQDIPAVFTDPSVMEQYYLTLDQQQNNQQNMSWLTPPQLPPQLENVILNNYNKNAESGSENNSGALPIPNHVVLNHLATSSIKHNTLCVASIVRYKRKYATQILYAPLQ
- the COQ8 gene encoding protein kinase COQ8, with the translated sequence MSRKGLYHAVCLSDSICGTLKGSASIGKESFENWVRSSTLTRPVLSRFQWFYDEKWEEAKRLSNASRRKNEGPKNVPLGPKTDSKMTKKHIRHYSTYQKSMNKSPTNNPEKKEPHILESSEVPSSRISRLFHYGHLAASVGISAASQSITQMGSGQNSNFKDLLLSDANVERIVNKFSKMRGAALKLGQLMSFQDEKVLPPQLYTILSRVQNSANYMPPRQLNRLMAKELGNSWEKKFKSFNKTPIAAASIGQVHYASLPNGDEVVVKVQYPGVKDSIDSDLSNLLMLLTASSLLPKGLFLDKTIDNARKELKWECDYHRESSAIKKFGALLKDDPVFSVPKVYDEYTTENIITMERMNGTEITKLPESTTQEVKDFICSNILRLCLQEIAEFKYMQTDPNWANFLYNPSTKKIELLDFGASRGFPESFINKYRKMLTNATKNDYKGVTEASIELGYLSGLESQAMIDAHVKSMMTLGEPFSGNVEDSFDFSKQTVTDRVRSKIRLMLNERLCPPPEETYSLHRKFSGVFLLCSKMGARIQCAKLFQEHFAL
- the PRP43 gene encoding DEAH-box ATP-dependent RNA helicase PRP43, which gives rise to MGKRKLSNEHVSAVETSIPEHAAEIAEQRSKEHPLVFEEPLVHHDAGEFSGMVRHQTTAEEAEKLENASVNPFTGNPYSEKYYGILKVRRDLPVHAQRAEFLKIYQENQIMVFVGETGSGKTTQIPQFVLFDEMPHLRNTQVACTQPRRVAAMSVAQRVAEEMDVKLGEEVGYSIRFENKTSNKTILKYMTDGMLLREAMEDHDLKRYSCIILDEAHERTLATDILMGLLKQVVQRRPDLKIIIMSATLDAEKFQKYFNKAPLLAVPGRTHPVEIYYTPEFQRDYLDSAIRTVLQIHATEEKGDVLLFLTGEDEIEDAVRKISLEGDQLIREQGCGPLSVYPLYGSLPPHQQQRIFEPAPESHNGRPGRKVIVSTNIAETSLTIDGIVYVVDPGFSKQKVYNPRIRVESLLVSPISKASAQQRAGRAGRTRPGKCFRLYTEEAFKKELIEQSYPEILRSNLSSTVLELKKLGIDDLVHFDFMDPPAPETMMRALEELNFLACLDDDGNLTPLGRLASQFPLDPMLAVMLIGSPEFSCSEEILTIVAMLSVPSVFIRPSKDKKRADDIKSAFAHPDGDHLTLLNVYHAFKSDEAYEYGINKWCRDNFLNYRSLSAADNIRNQLERLMTRYNLELNTSDYNSPKYFDNIRKALAAGFFMQVAKKRSGGKGYITVKDNQDVLIHPSTVLGHDAEWVVYNEFVLTSKNYIRTVTSVRPEWLLEVAPAYYNLDHFQKGDIKLSLERIKQKVDKMEELNKERKSKSGKSKKSKK